The genomic interval CTTGCCGCTGGTCGCCACCAGCCGAACCGCTTCCGCCTTAAACTCCGCCGTGTACCGGCGTCTTGAACTGCTCATCAAACACCTCCTCCGAGAGTATCAAAACTCTCTTATGAGGTGTCAACCAAATCGGGGGAGGATCAGGGTGCTTCGGCGTGTACCGTTCTGTCTCTCCTTCGTTGTCAGAGTGAATAGCATATGGCCCCGTAGAACCTAGCTCGAGGAGTGCTTCGTAACGTCGGATTTCTCCTGTCCTCGGCGACTCCGCTTCGAAGAGATAGCGCATGGAATGCACAAAACGATCCTTTCCTTTGTCTCCGATTAGACGCACGCTTCTTGCGGCAAACAAAGTCTGCTAGCCTCTACCTCCCCCCCGCCGCGCTCGCCAATAGCCCCTCAATCTCTTCACCGACCAGATCGAAGCGTTTTTGCTGCGCGAGGATGCGGATCAGGCCTGCGCGGGCGGAGAGATCGTTGGGGTTGATGTCGAGCGCCTGACGGTAGTGGCGCTGCGCCGTTTCGCGTTCGCCCTTTTTCAGGGCGAGATCGCCGAGGGCGACGAGTGCGGCGGTGTTGGACGGGTCGGATTCGAGGATGCGATCGTAAAATGCGGTGATCTCGCCGAATTGTCCCAGTTCAAAGAGGGCGCGCTCCAGCCGGTCGAAGATCACGTGCGCGTCTTTCGGCGCGGTCTCGGCGTAGCGCGTCCACCATTCGACCGCGTCATCGAGACGGCCTTCGTTGCGATAGGCATCGCCGATCCCGAGCAGCGCGGCGAGGTGATGGTCATCGTGTTTGAGTGCGTCCTTGTAGAGCACGCGCGCGTCATGCGGGCGTCCGGCGCGGGTGACTTCCCCGGCTTCGAGCGTTTTGAGACGCGCCAGCACCTGGTCGCGCCCGCGGCCGCCGCCATTGCGACAGACTTCATAGGCGTCGTCGTAACGCTTGCTGCGTTCAAGCACTGCGACCAATTGCTCGCGCGCCCACAGATGGTGATCGTCGAGCGACAGAATCTTTCGCAGCGAACTTTCCGCATCACGCCATGCCTCGGCGGCAATGTGGTCGAGGGCGAGACTCTGGTGCACAGCGATCTGGCCCTTGGGCGGCAATCCGAGCCGTAATGTCAAATCTTCATGCACCCGGATTGCACGTTCGACATGCCCGCGCTTGCGCAAGAGATCGCCGAGCTTGATGTAGGCGTCAAGGTTGTTGGAGTCTTCGCTCACGGTCGCTTTCAGGCGTTCGAATGCCAGTTGGTCGTCGCCTTCGACCAACGCGCGCAGGGCATCGGTGTACAGTTGCGGCGCCGATGAGGTCCGTCGCTTGAGCGTGCCGCTCCACCACAACGCCGCCCCGGCGGCCGCCAGCGCGAACACCCAGAAGATGATCCAGCCGAATCCGGTAAAGTCCAGCATCAGAGCTTCTCGAGTTCCTCGATCGAACGGTTTCGCAGCGCGCCCATCTCCATCTCCAGACGCTTGCGGGCGCGGCGCTGCGTCCGCAGGTCGCCGTGAAGTCGGATCACATAGGTCATGCCCAGCAGCGCCGAGACCACCATTCCGACCAGAAACGCCCAGTACATCGCCACAATCAAAAGGACATTGTCGTAACGGGTGCGAATCAAATCGATCGAGACCCGCTGGTTGGCGTTATAGATCGAAAACCCGACAACCACCGCGACGATTATCAGTACCAGAATTGTGCGGATGACCCACACGCAACGCCTCCCATGTTGGTGCTCAGTCTACCGTGGCCACGGCCGGTCGTCAACTCAAATCACCGGCCAGGCATGACCGCCGGCGCCCAAAAAGACATTGCCGCTGATCGGTCTGGGCATGTATATCGTTCTGGCCGGAACATGGTTGCGAGTCGCACCTTCCGGCCATTCGTGCCCCCGTGGTGTAAAGGATAACGCACCGGCCTCCGGAGCCGGGAATACAGGTTCAATTCCTGTCGGGGGTACCAGCGCCCATCGCCGACTGCCCGCAACGTGTCCGAAGCGATCCCCCGATCCCGATTCGATGCCGGGTCTGAACAGCCGCCCGGCGAGACGCCACGGACGCCGATCGCGGTCATCATCACCATCCGCAACGAACGCCGCACCCTTGGCGAGACACTGCAGTCGCTCTTCGCGCAAGACTACCCCCACGACCTGCTCGAAATCCTCATCGTCGATGGCCGTTCCGAGGATGGTTCACTCGATGTGGTTCCGCCGTCGGATCGCTCGCCGATCCCGATCCGCATTATCGACAATCCCCGGCGAATGACGCCGGCCGCGTTCAACCTGGGCGTCAACGCCACCTGCGCCGATGCGATCGTGTGGATTTCCGGTCATACTGTCCTCTCGGCGAATTACCTGAGCACGGCGGAGGCCGTCTATCGCGCCGATCCCGGGATCGCTGTGGGCGGACGACTCGCCGTGCGCGGCAGCGGATGGATCGGCACGCTCAATGCGTTGGTATTGTCGTCGCCGTTCGGGACCGGTCCCGCTTCGTTGCGGTTCGGCACGAAGCTTGGTGAAGATGAAGTGATCGCCTTTGCGCTGATGGACCGCCGACGCATTCTCGCGGTCGGCGGAATGGATGAACGCTTGCACCGCAATCACGACAATGCGCTCTGCGCGGCTCTCAAGAAGCACGGCATGCGCTTTGTCCGTGTCGACTCGGTAGCCACCTACCTGGCGCCGCCGACATTGCGGGGATTGTGGCGGCGTGCCTGGGGCAACGGCTGCTGGAACATCTGGGGCCGGCGCCTGCATCGCGGCGGTCTGTCGTGGTGGCACTA from Candidatus Zixiibacteriota bacterium carries:
- a CDS encoding glycosyltransferase, with the protein product MSEAIPRSRFDAGSEQPPGETPRTPIAVIITIRNERRTLGETLQSLFAQDYPHDLLEILIVDGRSEDGSLDVVPPSDRSPIPIRIIDNPRRMTPAAFNLGVNATCADAIVWISGHTVLSANYLSTAEAVYRADPGIAVGGRLAVRGSGWIGTLNALVLSSPFGTGPASLRFGTKLGEDEVIAFALMDRRRILAVGGMDERLHRNHDNALCAALKKHGMRFVRVDSVATYLAPPTLRGLWRRAWGNGCWNIWGRRLHRGGLSWWHYAPMSAVGCGAVLAVLTPYSAYAGTVLAALAILYALGALIESFRVARIHRRFRAIPLVPLAFFAFHVAYGAGSWSALFRRVPSLPVWRDAAPATGQEANTQ
- a CDS encoding tetratricopeptide repeat protein; the protein is MLDFTGFGWIIFWVFALAAAGAALWWSGTLKRRTSSAPQLYTDALRALVEGDDQLAFERLKATVSEDSNNLDAYIKLGDLLRKRGHVERAIRVHEDLTLRLGLPPKGQIAVHQSLALDHIAAEAWRDAESSLRKILSLDDHHLWAREQLVAVLERSKRYDDAYEVCRNGGGRGRDQVLARLKTLEAGEVTRAGRPHDARVLYKDALKHDDHHLAALLGIGDAYRNEGRLDDAVEWWTRYAETAPKDAHVIFDRLERALFELGQFGEITAFYDRILESDPSNTAALVALGDLALKKGERETAQRHYRQALDINPNDLSARAGLIRILAQQKRFDLVGEEIEGLLASAAGGR